In Streptomyces sp. NBC_00433, a single genomic region encodes these proteins:
- a CDS encoding SDR family oxidoreductase, with translation MTGTTPRSDAREFPQDFAGLTALVTGGASGIGAATAALLTARGARVAVLDRDPSGAPEGTFAVAADVTSDSQVRAAVAAAVRELGGLHILVGNAGIGSVGTVEDNADEEWTRVLDVNVLGMVRTARAALPHLRKAAAARPGSASITHTCSIAATAGLPQRALYSASKGAVLSLTLAMAADHVREGVRVNCVNPGTADTPWIARLLDQADDPAAERAALDARQPLGRLVSADEVAAAIAYLASPAAASVTGTALAVDGGMQGLRLRPAD, from the coding sequence ATGACCGGTACGACCCCCCGCAGCGACGCCCGGGAATTCCCGCAGGACTTCGCCGGACTGACCGCCCTGGTCACCGGCGGCGCCTCCGGGATCGGCGCCGCCACCGCGGCACTGCTCACCGCCCGCGGCGCCCGCGTCGCGGTGCTGGACCGCGACCCTTCCGGCGCCCCCGAGGGCACCTTCGCGGTCGCCGCGGACGTCACCTCCGACAGCCAGGTGCGCGCCGCGGTCGCCGCGGCCGTACGCGAACTGGGCGGCCTGCACATCCTGGTGGGCAATGCCGGCATCGGTTCCGTCGGCACCGTCGAGGACAACGCCGACGAGGAGTGGACCAGGGTGCTGGACGTCAACGTCCTCGGCATGGTCCGCACCGCCCGCGCCGCGCTGCCGCACCTCAGGAAGGCGGCCGCCGCCCGGCCCGGCAGTGCCTCGATCACCCACACCTGCTCCATCGCCGCCACGGCAGGGCTGCCGCAGCGTGCCCTGTACAGCGCGAGCAAGGGCGCGGTCCTCTCGCTGACCCTGGCGATGGCCGCCGACCACGTACGCGAGGGCGTACGGGTCAACTGCGTCAATCCCGGGACCGCCGACACCCCGTGGATCGCCCGGCTGCTCGACCAGGCCGACGACCCGGCCGCCGAGCGCGCGGCACTCGACGCCCGCCAGCCGCTCGGCCGACTGGTGTCCGCCGACGAGGTCGCCGCGGCGATCGCCTACCTGGCCTCACCGGCCGCGGCGAGCGTCACCGGCACCGCGCTCGCCGTGGACGGCGGAATGCAGGGCCTGCGCCTGCGTCCCGCCGACTGA
- a CDS encoding L-fuconate dehydratase: protein MSPTITEVDVYDIRFPTSEQLDGSDAMNPDPDYSAAYVVLRTDSPGGLAGYGLCFTIGRGNDVVAAAISTLRPYVVGRSVDSVTGDLGAFYRLLTHDSQLRWLGPEKGVMHMAAGAVINAAWDLAARQAGRPVWDLLASLSPDQLVDLVDFRYLSDALTRDEALDILRRAEPSRAARAEKLRKEGYPAYTTEPGWLGYSDEKLTRLAKEAVAAGFTQIKLKVGADLQDDLRRMRLARAAVGPDIRIAVDANQRWDVAEALEWMKALAPYDPYWIEEPTSPDDVLAHAAVRAGQPVRVATGEHVANRVVFKQLLQAGAVDFVQIDAARVAGVNENLAILLLAAKFGVPVCPHAGGVGLCEMVQHLAMFDYVAVSGSLEDRVIEYVPHLHEHFTDPVVVENGRYQAPSAPGFSARMVPETLADYRFPDGPVWQERQERQELTR from the coding sequence ATGAGTCCGACCATTACCGAGGTCGACGTGTACGACATCCGCTTTCCGACCTCGGAGCAGCTCGACGGCTCGGACGCCATGAACCCCGACCCCGACTACTCCGCCGCCTATGTCGTGCTCCGTACGGATTCCCCCGGCGGTCTTGCGGGGTACGGTCTGTGCTTCACGATCGGCCGCGGCAACGACGTCGTCGCGGCGGCGATCAGCACACTGCGACCCTATGTCGTCGGCCGCTCGGTGGACAGTGTCACCGGCGACCTCGGCGCCTTCTACCGGCTGCTCACCCATGACTCCCAACTCCGCTGGCTCGGCCCGGAGAAGGGCGTGATGCACATGGCGGCCGGGGCGGTGATCAACGCCGCCTGGGACCTGGCCGCCCGGCAGGCAGGACGGCCCGTGTGGGACCTGCTGGCGTCCCTGAGCCCGGACCAGCTCGTCGACCTGGTCGACTTCCGCTACCTCAGCGACGCCCTGACCCGCGACGAGGCGCTGGACATCCTGCGCCGCGCCGAACCGAGCAGGGCCGCCCGCGCCGAGAAGCTGCGCAAGGAGGGCTACCCCGCCTACACCACGGAGCCGGGCTGGCTCGGCTACTCCGACGAGAAGCTGACCCGGCTGGCCAAGGAGGCGGTCGCCGCCGGCTTCACCCAGATCAAGCTCAAGGTCGGCGCCGACCTCCAGGACGACCTGCGCCGGATGCGGCTGGCCCGCGCCGCGGTCGGCCCGGACATCCGCATCGCGGTGGACGCCAACCAGCGCTGGGACGTGGCCGAGGCGCTGGAGTGGATGAAGGCGCTCGCCCCGTACGACCCCTACTGGATCGAGGAGCCCACCAGCCCCGACGACGTGCTCGCGCACGCCGCGGTCCGCGCCGGGCAGCCGGTCAGGGTCGCCACCGGCGAGCACGTCGCCAACCGGGTGGTCTTCAAGCAGCTGCTCCAGGCCGGCGCCGTGGACTTCGTCCAGATCGACGCCGCCCGGGTCGCCGGGGTCAACGAGAACCTCGCGATCCTGCTGCTGGCGGCCAAGTTCGGCGTCCCGGTCTGCCCGCACGCCGGCGGGGTGGGCCTGTGCGAGATGGTCCAGCACCTCGCGATGTTCGACTACGTCGCGGTCTCCGGCAGCCTCGAAGACCGGGTCATCGAGTACGTTCCCCATCTCCACGAGCACTTCACCGACCCCGTCGTGGTGGAGAACGGGCGTTACCAGGCCCCTTCGGCACCCGGCTTCTCCGCCCGTATGGTGCCGGAAACGCTGGCCGACTACCGCTTCCCCGACGGCCCGGTGTGGCAGGAGCGGCAGGAGCGACAGGAGCTGACCCGATGA
- a CDS encoding sugar ABC transporter substrate-binding protein, whose product MRLRKTTVAAIAALLAVTALAGCNRGSDDKAGTSGKVGIDLPRSDSDFWNSYNGYIEKGVKAGEVSALPRTNSQNDIGKLVANVQTFTDQGAKAIVMAPQDTGAIASTLDKLAGKNIPVISVDTRPDKGKVYMVVRADNKAYGTNACDYLGKQLGGKGKVVEFEGALDSINGRDRSEAFASCMKTKFPAIKVIALATDWKGDVASAKLQTTLASDPDVNGIYMQAGGVFLQPTLALLEQKHLLKPPGTPGHITIISNDGIPDEFKAIRAGQIDATISQPADLYAKYALYYAKAALAGQTFKPGPTDHNSTIVSIPNGLEDQLPAPLVTKDNVDDPSLWANQLGKS is encoded by the coding sequence ATGAGACTGCGTAAGACGACCGTCGCCGCCATCGCGGCCCTCCTCGCGGTCACCGCGCTCGCGGGCTGCAACAGAGGCAGCGACGACAAGGCCGGCACGTCCGGCAAGGTGGGCATCGACCTGCCGCGTTCCGACAGCGACTTCTGGAACTCCTACAACGGCTACATCGAGAAGGGCGTCAAGGCGGGCGAGGTCTCCGCGCTGCCCCGCACCAACTCGCAGAACGACATCGGCAAGCTGGTCGCCAACGTGCAGACCTTCACCGACCAGGGTGCCAAGGCCATCGTGATGGCACCGCAGGACACCGGCGCCATCGCGTCCACCCTGGACAAGCTGGCCGGCAAGAACATCCCGGTCATCAGCGTCGACACCCGCCCCGACAAGGGCAAGGTCTACATGGTGGTGCGCGCCGACAACAAGGCGTACGGCACCAACGCCTGCGACTACCTGGGCAAGCAGCTCGGCGGCAAGGGCAAGGTCGTGGAGTTCGAGGGCGCCCTCGACTCGATCAACGGCCGGGACCGCTCCGAGGCCTTCGCGTCCTGCATGAAGACCAAGTTCCCGGCCATCAAGGTGATCGCGCTGGCCACCGACTGGAAGGGCGACGTCGCGTCGGCGAAGCTGCAGACCACGCTCGCCTCCGACCCGGACGTCAACGGCATCTACATGCAGGCCGGCGGCGTCTTCCTGCAGCCGACGCTGGCCCTGCTGGAGCAGAAGCACCTGCTCAAGCCGCCCGGTACCCCCGGCCACATCACCATCATCTCCAACGACGGCATCCCGGACGAGTTCAAGGCGATCAGGGCGGGCCAGATCGACGCCACGATCTCCCAGCCGGCCGACCTCTACGCCAAGTACGCGCTGTACTACGCCAAGGCCGCGCTCGCCGGACAGACCTTCAAGCCCGGCCCGACCGACCACAACTCCACGATCGTCAGCATCCCCAACGGCCTTGAGGACCAGCTGCCGGCGCCGCTGGTGACCAAGGACAACGTGGACGACCCCAGCCTGTGGGCCAACCAGCTCGGAAAGAGCTGA
- a CDS encoding sugar ABC transporter ATP-binding protein, which translates to MSNGQASTPPPAVHAEGVVKRFGPTVALDQVGITVAVGDSHALVGRNGAGKSTLVSVLTGLHAPDAGRVAFLGEPAPAPGDTAAWQARVACVYQKSMVVPELTVAENLYLNRFERGRIRWSALRADAARLLAEYGVDVDPATRAGDLTVEQGQFVEIARALSFGARFIILDEPTAQLDAAGIERLFTKLRELQQQGVAFLFISHHLQEVYDLCSTVTVYRDARHILTAPVADLGKADLVAAVTGETGQSATTWHARSAAAGTPADTPAGPSDDTVLRAEALALEGAFQPIDFAVRAGEVLGLAGATASGNTALGETLVGLRKATGGRASVDGKGVRPGSVPHALNAGIGYVPEDRHRQGLVLGRSVAENATLTVTDQLGPYGTVLPSRTRNFAQRMIDSLDIKTSGPAQPVSDLSGGNQQKVVIARALARDPRVLVAIRPTAGVDVKSKDALLGVVRGVADRGDAAVIVSDELDDLRVCDRVIALFHGRVIAEFGSGWNDRDLVSAMEGLPAGAGGDKGAEE; encoded by the coding sequence ATGAGCAACGGTCAGGCCTCAACCCCTCCTCCCGCGGTGCACGCCGAGGGCGTCGTCAAGCGCTTCGGTCCCACCGTCGCGCTGGACCAGGTGGGCATCACCGTGGCGGTCGGCGACTCGCACGCGCTGGTCGGCCGCAACGGTGCGGGCAAGTCCACCCTGGTGTCGGTGCTGACCGGGCTGCACGCACCCGACGCGGGCCGGGTCGCCTTCCTCGGCGAACCCGCGCCCGCTCCGGGTGACACCGCCGCCTGGCAGGCCAGGGTCGCCTGCGTCTACCAGAAGTCCATGGTGGTGCCGGAGCTGACGGTCGCCGAGAACCTGTACCTCAACAGGTTCGAGCGCGGCCGGATCCGCTGGTCCGCACTGCGGGCCGACGCGGCCCGCCTGCTCGCCGAGTACGGCGTCGACGTCGACCCCGCCACCCGGGCCGGCGACCTCACCGTGGAGCAGGGCCAGTTCGTGGAGATCGCGCGAGCGCTCTCCTTCGGCGCCCGCTTCATCATCCTGGACGAGCCCACCGCGCAGCTCGACGCGGCAGGCATCGAGCGGCTGTTCACCAAGCTGCGCGAACTGCAGCAGCAGGGCGTCGCGTTCCTCTTCATCTCGCACCACCTGCAGGAGGTCTACGACCTCTGCAGCACCGTCACGGTCTACCGCGACGCCCGCCACATCCTCACCGCGCCCGTCGCGGACCTGGGCAAGGCGGACCTCGTGGCGGCCGTGACGGGCGAGACCGGGCAGTCCGCCACGACCTGGCACGCCAGGTCCGCGGCGGCCGGGACGCCGGCGGACACGCCCGCCGGCCCGTCGGACGACACCGTGCTGCGGGCCGAGGCGCTCGCCCTGGAGGGCGCCTTCCAGCCGATCGACTTCGCGGTACGCGCCGGCGAGGTCCTCGGCCTGGCCGGCGCCACCGCCAGCGGCAACACCGCGCTCGGCGAGACGCTGGTGGGCCTGCGCAAGGCCACCGGCGGCAGGGCGTCGGTCGACGGCAAGGGCGTACGCCCCGGCAGCGTGCCGCACGCCCTGAACGCCGGCATCGGATACGTCCCCGAGGACCGGCACCGGCAGGGCCTGGTGCTGGGCCGCAGCGTGGCGGAAAACGCCACGCTCACCGTGACCGACCAGCTCGGGCCCTACGGCACCGTGCTGCCGTCGCGGACCCGCAACTTCGCCCAGCGGATGATCGACTCGCTGGACATCAAGACCTCAGGACCCGCACAGCCGGTCTCCGACCTGTCGGGCGGCAACCAGCAGAAGGTCGTCATCGCGCGGGCACTGGCCCGCGACCCGCGGGTGCTGGTGGCCATCCGGCCCACCGCGGGAGTCGACGTGAAGTCCAAGGACGCGCTGCTCGGCGTGGTCCGCGGGGTCGCCGACCGGGGGGACGCGGCCGTCATCGTCTCCGACGAACTCGACGACCTGCGGGTCTGCGACCGGGTGATCGCGCTCTTCCACGGACGGGTGATCGCCGAGTTCGGCAGCGGATGGAACGACCGGGACCTGGTCTCGGCCATGGAAGGGCTGCCCGCGGGCGCGGGCGGCGACAAGGGAGCCGAGGAATGA